The window AATATGGCCCCGTAAGCTAGTGGAAGAAAGATGTCAATAATCCACGACTTGGGTAAGTTCTGGTGAAATGGTTGAGGAAGACGCGTGTGACGTGGTGACGCAGAGGGAGATGTGAGCGGCGAAGCTAGAGCTGCTgacataaaaaagaaaaacatagaaGGAGATGCTGTGCTTGAGGGAGAGAGAACAAGCAGCGATCTTCTGAAGGCGCGTAGAGCGCGATAAGAGAGAGGGCGTGTAGAGCGCGATGATAGAGGGAGTGTAGAGCGCGATAATTTTAGGTCCATTGGACTCTGAaggataagaaaagaaaagattaagGTGATGCAGAAACATAGAAGGAGATGCCGTCTGCACTCCATTTCAGATATTAAACATAAATGTGGCAATCTCCAGAAAGTTGAGGTCAAAATTAGGGTTTCTGCCTTAAAGAAAGAACAATAATGTGAATGTTATTGATATTGACATTGATGAAAACCAAGTTAACGACGAAGAAGAGATACAGCCACCGCCACCAACATGTGGTATATGCACCATCCCTATGTCCGCCGACAACgtcttcaacaacaacaatcgtTGCATGCACCCTCCTTATTACTGCCATAACTGCATCCGCTTCCACCTCATCCATCGCATCCGATTCGTCACCGCACAGAACATCCCTTGCTCTGACTTGAACTGCACCATAAAGTTAGATCTAATGGCATTCAAGACTCTCATCTCCAAAGAAATGTTCAATAAATAGTTCGATACTACGGTTAAATCTGCACTCTCTTAGATGAAGTACCAGTGTTTCTGCCATTTATGCTCCGAATTAGTCATCAATGAGTGTAAAGATAAGTCTGTGAGGAAAGTGGAGTGCCCTAATTGTAAGAAGAAGTTTTGCTTCAAGTGTCAGGTTCCTTGGCATCATGATAAAAGTTGTTATGATCATGGTGTGCACGGTAACGATGTGAAGTTAGCGAAGCTTGTTCGCAAGAAACAATGACAAAATGTCCTCATTGTTCTTGCTGAGTTGAGCGAGTTGATAGATGTAATTTCATTTATTGCAAGTGTGGGTTTTACTTCTGCTACATATGTGAAAAAGATCATGGCCTTGATACCATAATAAAActatgaaagaacaagagaaaagataaaaaaaaattattgtttgttGTTGTTTCTTGTTAGAATAGGAGTAACTAAGACTGATGTAGATTTTCACTTGGATGGATGTAATAGAGATTGGTCAAATTCTGAGCTAAATTGGAAGATTGAATATTCATTGTGGGAGAaggttgaaaaaaaaaagcatggtGATTTCTCACCGGAAAGATGATAGCTTATGTATTCTCCTCAAGGAGGATGATAGCTTATGTATCCTCCTCAAGGAGGATGATACcatagctctgataccataataaaactgtgaaagaataagaaaagaaaatatgaaaaatgttGTACTTTGTATTTCttgattgattattgattgattgattgaattgtgaattatgaaggtaaaactaaatatatagagAGCATTAGTCTATGAAAgctaaaagcaaataaagataagataagaacaaataaagataagataagataaaataataaaggctTAAATTGTAACTGAATTTATGTATTTTGTTGGGCAGAATTTTTGGGTCGCgatacttctttattgttgtcatgggttaAGTGGAAGAGTGTTTTTATAGCCATCAAATGGCAAATAtgaacatatatttttttagatattgacCAAATTTTGGGAGATGTATTGTCTTGCTCTCATATCCAATGTCCAGAAAATCGGTTTAGACCATccggtcgaaccggttgaaccgtgaGCCGTTGCTAAAAAGAATCGGTCAAATTCTAGAACGGCCAATTTTAAAAACTGCTATTAAACCGTCAAACCGACCGAAAAATAGTCAGTCGAATCGAACCGTGATCCGGCCGGTTTTCTGAATTGGAAGCAAACGCCGTCATTTAGTGTGTTGAACTCTAACTCCACTACTCTAGTCCAACCCTAACTAAACTCCAGCCTCCAAAACGCCCTCTTTGCCTCTCTCATCCTCAGTCCCGAGCTCCTCTCATCGAGCTCCAGGTCCTCCCTCACTTCTGTCCAGCCACCACTTGCTCCCTGCAGCCTTCCTTCCCCTCCATCGCGCAGCCACCGTGCGAACATGGAAGCCTCCGTCGCGCAGCCACGGTCTCGTTGGTTCTGTTCCACCGAAGCCACTGTCTCGTTCGAAGTCCGTTTGAAGGTGCTCCTTGTCTCAGTGTCTCTCTCTTGCATGCTCTGTTCAAGGAATTTAGCTTCTAAGTACTTTTTTAACtgtaattgaataatttttcgTTACTATAAAGTTCTGTGAACTGTGAactgtgattttttatttttctgtgaacTGTGAACTGAACTCTGATCTAGTTTTGCCGCGTCCACCTCTCCCCACCGCGTTGTTCTGttgtgtttattattttttactatgatTTTTTTCTTGATCTTGTTAAGTTGCTATTTTGCTaaattgttggttttgctggaTTCAGATTGGGATTGCTCTTGTTTTTTTATTaggttattgaattttttattttggtcttGTTCTTGCTTATTTGCTAAATTCAATAAATTCTTTTTGTTGTGTACCTATTGTTGTTCTTGAGATTattgagttgttgtgttcttGCTAAattgttaatttgctaattttctAAATTGTTGTAGTTGTGATTTTTGAGATTGAGATTATTCTTATTTCTTGTTATTAGGTTGCTGGATTTGCTATTTGCTTGATTTGCTATTATTTGTGACTTTTAAGATTGAGATTGTTAGCTGGATTTGCTATTGTTGTGTAcctattatttttctttgagaTTATTGAGTTGTGTTTTtgctaatttgtaaaattattgtTGTGATCTTTGAAATTGTTGGGTGGTTGTTGTCTTTTTGCTATTGTGTTGTATTTTTTTGTGCTTTGCTGCTCATTGTTATACTTTTCTGTGTTCAATTAAGTCAATTAAAACTATGCTTTGGACTTAATTGTGGTTAGATTGTTAAGTTAGCTATTTCAGCATATGAATTTTGTCAATTATGCATTTCTTAATTTCTAGATTAAGACTTGCACTAGTTTCTTTCCTAGTAACAACCTATGTGACTAATTTTGCACTATTATAAACTTATCCATTCACCTTGTAGACATGCACTTGGTGGCTTTGATGGAAGCATAATGGTGTCAACCGTTGAAGTGTTTGATCCTCGACATGAAGCATGGATAACCAAGGAACAAATGAATCATCCTAGTCTCGAAGCACAATTGTGTCTACTAacattagttttaattgtaattCAGTGGTACCTGTTCTATGTTGTGCTAATTGAATGTGTCTATATATAATAATCGGTAGGTGGAGATTGGAGAATTATAAAGAAGTAACTTTCTAATGATGTCATATAGAAATTCTTCATAGTATTTTTATCTAATCTTGAATGAATGTTTTTTTATCCTTGACTCTAGATTGTCAACTGTAAAAAAATATATCagcatttatttattgtttttttattataatacataaaatattcttgattttgttattattatttgactTTTAAATTTGTGTTTGAATGAAATTATAATATTGTGGTTGATGTAGTATATTTAATTtgatgatattttaaagtttatattaaattataattatattttaatatatttatttatattttatttattattctattataaaataattatttcggTTAGATTACGATTAAATTGGTTAAACAAataaaccaataaactaatagTTAGAACAGTTCGATAACCGATTCGATTTTCAGATCCTTGctcgtatcataaaattcaataaCGGGAGTGTCGTATCAAAGTTGggtcaatatttaaaaaaaattaatccaaaTATGATTAGAAAAAGGGATAATAAtgtaacccaaaaaaaaaagttgttggCCATATGCCAAGCGTGATTGGTGATCCAATATGAAAGTTTGACATGCTTATTTCATTTGTTTCTAAGATTCACTCAATCATTTCCGACACTCTTCACCACTAAAATTATTGACATGTCTAATTGTTTTTTCCCTTAGGATGATAATTGAATGGAGGGAAAAATAATTGAGCATGCATTATTGTTGTACCGTATTTACCTGAGTTATTATTGCACACACGATTTCAGTCATATTCATCTAAGGTATGATCATGACAATTCACTCTTCTCAAATCTTAATGTTACTCTATTGTATACAACATAAGTGAACATAAGCATTTCGATGATGCTACAATTACTAATTAAGATACCAAACTAAATTACCATTGTTAAATCGCCAAATTACCATTTCATTAAGTTAAccaacacaaaacataaatatctATTCTTATATTTAGTTTGACCTAAACCAAAAATAGAAGCCAACTATTACAAAATTAACTTTCACCACTACAACTCACATTGATTCATTTTATGCGCACCCTCTTGGTGCAAACCCGATCCGAGAACCCGCCAAATCAAACACGACCCGAAACCCTTGTTGCTGGATATTCCCAATTATGGATAACCCGCTCATCGTCCCAGCGAACGCGAAACAGTAAGTTCCCTTATCATCCACCGGAATTAGGTAATTCCCGGCTGGAAGTGACACATCGGCACCTCGAAAATGTAGCACTACGGTCGGAACTTTCACTTGCGTCATCCCCGAAAGATCAAAGCAAGTATCAAATAACGAGTATTCGGGTGCCCGTTTCAATCGGGCTGCCCCAACCCGAAAAGCGTCTCTCAAAGCCTCATAAGCGGGTCGGGTCAATCGAGTCACTGAGGTGCCCGAGTCAATAATTACCCCACCATTTCCGGTCCGGTCAAGCCGAAACAAAGAAGCCGAAATTCCACGAACCAGCACCCCGCCAACACTAATTCCCAACAGTTCGACATAGTAAAATGTGTCGAGCTTTGGGTTCTTTAACAACGGAGTGAACCGTGCCGCTCTCGAAACTGCCAAATCACCAAAAACCATTGAAGACGGTTTTGATGAAGCAGCTCGGTCCACTAAACAATAACTGAATTTGTTATTGAACCGGGCACCGGCTTGGGTCGGAAAGGAAAGCATGCCCCGGCCCAGGCCCAAAAGGCCCGCAGCCCCAACAAAGAGCCCCTCGTTGTCATGTCCACAGCCTAAGGCCACGCGCGGGACGCTGGCGCGTCGCCGGAAAGTCAATGTCTCAGTGGCAAAATCGCCGACGGTGAAGGACCCGTCTCCATATGAGACCTGATACTCGCACACCTTTTTCCGGGCGTCGCATCCCGGCGAGTCCAGCTGCCGGCAGAGCGGAGAACCGCAGGGTACTGGGGCAAAGGTCCGGGACCCTTTCGGGTCGAAAACTGGGTCGGACTCTGAGTAGCACTTCTTGCACGGCGCACATTGGAGCCAAACGACGTCGCTTCCGGTGTCGAGCACCATGTAGAGGTAGCGTGGCGGCGTTCCGACGCCGAGGCGCGTGAAGTACTCGCCGCTGCCCTGAGCCAAACCCGAAATGACTGAGCTGCTGAAGCTGAAACCGGGTTGTGATCCGAACCCGGTTTGGTTCTTGggtgaagaagaaaatggagcttTGGAGACGAAGGAAGTTACGATTTTGACCCTAGCAGCGTCCCTTTGGAGCCTTTGGGTAAACAATTCGTGCGGTGTTTTGTTGGAAGAGAGTGCATCGATGTGGTGAAGAGAGACAGAGAGCGAAGCTGATTCGGGTTCCGGGTCGGGTTGCTCGGTTTCGAGTTCGGGCCAATAGAGGGTGGGTTGAGATGGGAGTGGGTGGAGGATAAGGGTTTGGGTTTCTTTGGTGGCGGTGGAGAGTGTGATGAAcactgagaagaagaagaagaagaagagaagaaaagctttGGCCTTTGCTTTCTTCTCTTCCATTTTTGTTttggagagagagagtgtgtgcaGTGAAGAGAGGGAAAAAAAAGTGTTTGAGAGTTGAGTGGTTGATGAAAGGGGGTGGCAGAGAATAAATAATGCTTAGTGATAGTGTGTGAGGAATGCACTTTCACTCAAGTATCAAGTGTGTTCCCATTTggtgattattttcttctttttacttaattaattattcaaaGTTGCTGTTAGATTTGATGCTATGGGTATGGGAATATATCTCAAAATTTTGCATTTTTGGCTGGGTGATATGTCTTTTTTTTGggataaaaatatactttttttaaaaagaaaaaaactttaTCATCATAAATAATTTTAGACAATTATTAGAGTAGTCAAAATAGTATTTCATTTAAGTTTAGTGACATCTAGATTAAGATTGTGTTATGGTAattagtaaattggagtgtgaGATTACTAGCTTGTCCATAATAGAAAGATTAGTAGAAAAGTGGTATATGCAAAAGGAAATTATCCTTATATGGTGATTTGGAAAAGTTAATACACATGAAAGAATATAGTAATTCTTGCCTAGGTATAAGCATGTGATGAGATACAAAAATGTACTAGTATTTTTTGATACATTTGTTCGTAGAAGTTGTTGATCTGAATAGCAGGACTAATAAATGATTTAACAGACATTAGATGGCTACAATTCTACAAACTTCTCTTTTAATGAATTGGAAATAATATTGCTAGTAGATTTACAATTGCTATATTtggttaatttaaataaattttttttattaaaaatagagagactcgaatttataactttttagttaaTGTTCATAAAAAAGTTatgtcatttaaaaaaatttacaatattataaatatattaattaaaaaaaagtatattatacataataacaaaaaagaaaaatatacaagAATCACCAATATTATAAATTACACATAATAATTttcattatataaaaaatacatagTACAACATACTCAACTTCTACCAAAGTTTTATATTCTATCTAATGACAAAGTGTAACATCATTGGTgaaaaatttatgtttgattactctgttagtttttatagttttacaaaatttttaattaggtccttatacttttttttttctttcaattgagtccttgtatcaaaatttttttttaatttagtctctatacttttttttatttgaatttttgcaccaattttttttagttaggtccctataaaattaaatcaattattgTCAAAAGAGActtaattgagaaaaaaaattagtacagagatccaattaaagaaaaaaagtataaggacctaattaaaaattttacaaaactataaggaccaatacaataattaaacaaaaaatttatttcttttcataatttagtatttaagaaAAGTGACATATATTCATGAGAATTtaacaatttcaaaatttatagacACAAATATCCAATATATCCAAGTGATCACAAACCTTATGTCATATATTTTCTTTGTTCATTTTATTTGTTGCTAGCTATCtctttttttaacatatatttgaatcaatataattaaaGAGAACCAAGAGACAGATAGAATATAATATATGTTTAACAAGATATGTAACTTTTCATCAAAGATTAAGATCATGCACTTAAAAGGGTCaaatataataaacaaataaatattatttattcattattatttttaagtaCATGTCACTTTCTtgatttatgaatattttaacataaataaGCAAGACTCCATATACATCAAATAATTGTCAGCACCTCAATATACATGGTGCCACATTATTTGTTTTTTTCCTTAAAACCAAACGAGAAATTTAGGCTTGATTAGAGGACTTATTTGAACAACCACATGCATGGAGAGGGAAATTTGAGATCAAAACCTCACGAATCTATTTCTTTTTAAGAGTGAAAGTGAAtgtattatattttgtatttagtaaaaggacaaaatatagaaaaatgtgttattgcctttttttttttttgtctttttttctctttatatttatatttttgtcgTGTTATATTTGAACTACTAAATATTTTTAGAAGGATTTCCGAATATaactataaattaatttatattaaagtgTTATTAATAAATTTGACATCAATCATTTTATCAGAAATAGAACATATACAGATCATCACttataaaaataacattaattaataataatgtgtattaaaaaaatgtaataaGTTGAATTCATATATAAAGCTATCTGTGTTCATTAGTTCACCAACCAAATAGTTTAAGAATTGTGATTTTCAGCCTTGAGATCATTATTTCTCGtgataattatattattgtttACCCTTATCCATGATCTTGAGTACTTGGACTTCGATTCTTGTTTCTTTTTCAATAGCtttattgttaattaaattgagtaGATAATGTTGGAATGaaaataaaactattaaattatttttcttttatttgctttatactatttttttttatttctaaggtTTACTAAGGATAGAATTTTTGACCTTTCGAACATAGAATTTTGATACTATATTATGAAATCAATTATTCCAAAAGCTTAAGCTGATGAGAGAAGACaacattaatggttatatctctaatattttgattatttagTTTATACAAAGAAAAAAGTTAAACTGCCATACAATTGCAATCGGTCACTCTGATCTTATTATTATAGAAGAAGAATTTAACTTAAAAATAAGATCAACCTATATGTCAAGTATATAAAGTCatcaataaaataagataattataTAATTCAAGTATTTATTATCTCTACCATTATtgtctcaattttttttcttaattatttgataaaatataattttttattttatatttttaagtgaaataaaaaaacataaaaaaatattgaacgATAAAAATCACGCTTTTaccaaataattaaagaaaaattttgagAGAATCCACTCTCTTATTTATGAGTAGTATCAATAATCTTTACAAAAAATTACAACtaactcttatatatatatatataggtggctTTTTAAGTTCGCCGTCAAATCCCAGGGCTCAACCCTGGACAGGCGGTGGAAACTATCAAGCTGGAGTACGGTAGGGGCAGAGGGAATTTCCGGTGGAGCTCCGCACTTGGCTACCCAGCGTTTACCGTGGGCACGATAACTGGCACACCAGAGGTGCGTCCTTCCCGGTCCTCTCGTACTAGGGAAAGGTCCTCTCAATGCTCAGCTATATTCGAGTAATTATGTTGGAATTGAGTCGTATAGCTTCTCACCTATTATGGCTGGGACCTTTTATGGCGGATATTGGTGCACAAACCCCAGGTGGCGAAGAGCCGACATCGAGGTGCCAAACCTTCCCGTCGATGTGAGCTCTTGGGGAAGAtcagcctatatatatatatatatatatatactataacataaaagttttttttagtatttttatttttactattaaaaatttgttaaatacataaaaaaataaaaaaaaattattaaattttttttatcgatttaatgaCACATAAACAAACACTAAAtttcattatatttatttgttatatATCTTGctctcatttttttccttttggcagaaaaatattttattcatgaAAAAGTCATTCAAcacttatatataataaaaaaaatattaaatctaaCTCTAAAAAAGCATATTAGCTAGATTCGTTCTATGTTAAACTAAAACACCAGAGAAATtcaaaattggattaaaaaaaatcttaacttaaagaaataaatggacaaatataaatctcttttatttttaggTCTACATATAAAAAAATGCAACATGATAAgatatattttctttaaatttgaataaatttaaactatttcTTCATTTGAATATATTTTCACGAACAAAACACTTTCTCCAAAGTACTTTTTTTTCCCAAATCCAAAAAATTTGAACCTAAACCAACAAACCAAGACTACCCATAACAGGAGAAAAATAAAGATAccataaaaggaaaaatattaggaTCAATTTTTTCTATATTATAAACGCATGTGTGATATTTAATGATATTTTAGTAGTATTGTATTTTACTCTGTTATAAAACGTCATCAACATTTTGTGGGTGGGTgagcttttttttaataaaaaaaaaaagcaaaatggCGTCCACAgattgcataattttttttttaaatttagcatGGACAAAATATcagtattatataaaaaatatttttttaattttattatggatAAAACGTCGGCGATGtattgtatatttattttttttaattgacaaaaaaaaatatcagtGACATTTTGATTGAagacatatttttaaattatttttcggTCAAAACGTCATTGACGtattgcaaaaaaaataaaaaacgtgGATGACGTTTTGTGAAAACGTTAGGGATGTTTTGTACTAgaaggaataaaaaaatataaaattaactataaaagaAGTTTTAGATTGTGCTAAAACGCAAAAATAGAGTATGAGAATAAAGTTCTAAATAGAAATGGAGTGACGAGAGCTTTATTCTACAAAATATTCTCAATTTGAGAGAGTGAAAAAAGTTCGTGAATGAGTGTGATAAGTATATAAAATAGAgggttatattaattttaaaatatactaCAATGGTCAGATTTTATCTCATACACATGAAGGCGTGAGTTTTTCATGTGAAAATCCATGTGTTATTGTTGTTCTTCTTTCAATAACATATAAAGGACTTAAGAGTATACTTTTTCAAAGTGTAGATCATCAAGTgcaaaaaaaagttataaatatTCTGTACAGATAGCCTGTGTTAGTATTTGGTGGTTTCGACCAATTTCAAATAATGCATGTGACTGATGAGTCTTGTAtgcaaagaatattttttatctatCATCAAACTAGAGTATGGGCCTCACTtatcgagttgtatgttgagttcgaATAAATCAATGATATTGATTTTCCAGAACTCAACATAGACTGG is drawn from Arachis hypogaea cultivar Tifrunner chromosome 12, arahy.Tifrunner.gnm2.J5K5, whole genome shotgun sequence and contains these coding sequences:
- the LOC112726512 gene encoding aspartyl protease family protein 2; this encodes MEEKKAKAKAFLLFFFFFFSVFITLSTATKETQTLILHPLPSQPTLYWPELETEQPDPEPESASLSVSLHHIDALSSNKTPHELFTQRLQRDAARVKIVTSFVSKAPFSSSPKNQTGFGSQPGFSFSSSVISGLAQGSGEYFTRLGVGTPPRYLYMVLDTGSDVVWLQCAPCKKCYSESDPVFDPKGSRTFAPVPCGSPLCRQLDSPGCDARKKVCEYQVSYGDGSFTVGDFATETLTFRRRASVPRVALGCGHDNEGLFVGAAGLLGLGRGMLSFPTQAGARFNNKFSYCLVDRAASSKPSSMVFGDLAVSRAARFTPLLKNPKLDTFYYVELLGISVGGVLVRGISASLFRLDRTGNGGVIIDSGTSVTRLTRPAYEALRDAFRVGAARLKRAPEYSLFDTCFDLSGMTQVKVPTVVLHFRGADVSLPAGNYLIPVDDKGTYCFAFAGTMSGLSIIGNIQQQGFRVVFDLAGSRIGFAPRGCA